Genomic segment of Bacteroidetes Order II. bacterium:
TTTCACCGATTCATCGAGGGTAATACTTGGAAGCCGTACTTGTTCCACCAGTATAGACCCTTCGTCTAATTCTGGCAGAAATTCCGTTCCTAAGAAAGGCATCCAAATGAGCGCCAGAATAAAGACGGTAAAAGCCACTCCGAGGGTTGTTTTTCGGTTGCGCAAGGCTTTTTCCAAAATCTGGACATAGCGTGGTTGGAGCCAGTCCATTACACGGTTTTGCTGGATGCGAACCCCTTTCCGAAAAACGATGGTGGCAATGGCCGGAACAAAGACTAGGGCGAGCAACAAAGAACCAAAGACAGCCGTGGCCACGGTAATCGCCATAGGTCGGAACAAGATACCCTCGGTACCGCTAAAGGTGGCAATTGGCACATATACCATAATGATAATGAGCACACCGAAAAAAATGGGCCGAGAAACCTCGTGTGCGGCCTCGCGAAGGGTCGAAAATACCGATCGTCCTTCTTCTATGTGTTGCACCTTATGAACCATATGCTCGATCATCACCACCGAGCCATCCACCACCATCCCAAAGTCTATGGCCCCCAGGGACATAAGGTTCGCTGCCAAGCCAAATTCGTACATCCCGATAAAGGCGAAGAGCATGGATAGGGGGATTACGGATGCTACAATAATGGCCCCTCTTACCTCGCCCAAAAGCAAAAGTAAAACCACAATCACCAAAAAGCCGCCTTCTAATAAGTTCTTTTCTAAGGTCCAAGTGGTACGTTGAATAAGATCCGATTGGTCGTAGAATTTTTCGATTTGGACGCCTTCGGGCAATCCCTTTTGTATAACGGTAATTTTCTCTTCAATTTTTTGAATCACATCCATGCCATTGCCGCCTCGGAGCATCATCACAATGCCCGTCACCACTTCGCCGTGGCCGTCTTGTGTAACCGCACCTTGGCGAAGCTGCGTACCGAGCGTAACCGTTGCGAGATCGCGCAAAAAAATAGGCGTTCCGGCATCTTTTATGATAATATTTTCCAAATCTCCGATGGTGCGGATTTGCCCAAAACCCCGGATGATGTATTGTTCTTGATTGTGTTCCAAATAGTTGCCACCTGAAACCTGGTTATTTGCCTCGATGGCCATTGAAATATCTTCAAGGGTGAGTTGGTATGCCCTAATTTGTTCGGGGTTTACAGTAACTGCATATTGTTTGACATATCCGCCAAAAGCATTGATTTCGGTGACACCAGATACGGTTTTGAGCTGAGGTGCAATCATCCAATCTTGAATGGTGCGCAGTTCTGTGAGGGAATGACAATCGGTTCTCGGTTCTTTAATATCCGCCGGGCACGGATTTTTTGAGCGAATCACATATTGATAGATCTCGCCAAGTGCCGTAGAGATGGGCCCAAGCCTCGGTTGAGAAACCCCTTGTGGCAAGTTCCCCGCCACGTTTTGAAGTTGTTGACTCACCATCTGACGGGCAAAATAAATGTCGGTGTCTTCCTCAAATTCTACGGTAACTGCCGAAAGGCCAAATTGAGAAATGGAACGCACTTCTTTAACCTTCGGTAGGCCGTTCATTTGCGTCTCGATGGGAAAGCTGACCAATTGCTCCACATCATAAGGGGCATACCGACCAGCCGGCGTGATCACCAAGACCTGTACGGGGGTCACATCTGGCAAAGAATTAATCGGCAATTTAAGCAAAGACATCACCCCGCCAAAGGCTGCAAGCGCCACCAATGCAAGTGCAATGTATTTTTGCCGAAGGCTGAAGTCTATCAGTTTGTTTAGCATATGGGTATCGGGGGGAGTGCAAATAAAAAAGACCCTATTCCGCAAATTCGGCCAGTCTGCTTAACGATTTTAGGGTAAAGACTTGGGTGATGGCGATGGTTTCGTCGCCTTGAAGGCCCTCTGAAATTAAGGCAGCGTCTCCAAGCAATCGGAGGACTTTTACAGGCCGACGCTCGTACCGATTTTCGGCTTTCTGCACAAAAACATGGGCATCGTCCCCTTCGTACTCAATTGCCGATAGCGGAATTTGGGTGGCGAAATCATCAACGAGGGTGGAGAACTCCACTTGAACCAACTGGCCAGGCTTCGGGAAGCCGTTGAGCGTTTGGCTTTCCAATAATACGCGCACCGCATGACGCGCTTCGTCCATGGTGGCTTGTACCCCAACCACCGTCATACGTATCACTTCTGTCTGGCCTTGTAGCCGAACGGTGGCTTCGTCGTTCACCTGAATGCGTGGTGCTTGCTCTGGTGAAACAAAGGCTTCTACCATCACCTCCGTTGTTGGGATCAGGGTCATCATCTGTGCATAGGCTACAACCGATTGGCCTATTTGTACATCCTGGGTGTTTACCATGCCAGAAACAAGGGCATAGACTGGAAGCGTAGGCTGCTGAATCTTTCGAGAAGCCCATTGTTGCAAATACGACCGACCAATGCCGGTGGCCGTGAGTTTCGTTTCTGTAACCCGAATTTGCGTGGTGGCACGCATTTTTTCGGCCTCGGCCCGTTGTACTTCTGATTGAGGGACTAAGTTTTTTTCGTATAACGCTTGTAATCGTTCCCACTCCAGTTTTCGATAGTGAAGATCGGATTCCGCTTGTAGGTATTCCGCTGCCAAAGTTGCAAATTCAAGGCTTTCTAACTCGGCCACTACTTGGCCTTTTCGTACCATTTGGCCTTGATGTGCATACAAACGAATAATTCTGCCGGAAATAGGCGCACTCACGACGCCGGTTCCATGATGATTGGGGATGGCTTTGCCTTGCACCGAAATCGGAATTCCCAAACCGTTCTTAACAACGCGGATGCTCTGAATACCAAGTTGGCTGACTTGTTCGGGGGTAAGAACCAATTCATTAGGGGAAGAGGCAGCAGCCTTGGGGGGAGGCGTGGAAGCGGTAGAATCTGCAGATTGACAGCCTGTACCAAACATGCCAAGGGTAAAATACAGTAACAAAAAAAAGCGTTTCATGATTTCAAGCATTGGGTGCATAAGAGCAACGTTAGGGCATAGGGAGCAAGCCCGTTGCGAGTTCGGCCTCTGCATAGGCCAAAATAGCCTGTTGCATGAGTTCCATATGTTCAATTTTAACAAGATGTTGTCGTGTACGCTGAGCAAGATATTGAATCACATCTATGCGCTTCTCGCGATACATGGCTTCGGTTTGCGCCATACTCTCGGCAAGGGACGCCTCTACGACTTGGGCAAGTTGGAGGGTTTCTACCAGCAATCGGTATTGCGTACTCGCCGTTAGTACCTCGTTCCTAATTTTCTCTTTTTGGGCTTCATACAGAAAATTAATCCGTTCCAATTCATGGTCGAGGCGGTTGATTTCTGCGGTCCCATTGTTGTACCAACCTGCGTTTCGGATGGGCAAGGGCATTGCAGCCCGAAGACCCACAACGGGCGTAAAGCGATCTAAATAGGTGTTGTCTAAAGCAAAAAAAGCCCCAATTTGAAGGTTAGGTGTTTTGTTTTGATAAGATAAAAGACGTAAACCAGTCGTCAAATCCCGTTCTTTTGTTAATTGCTTTAGTTCGGCACGGGTTTGCCATGCTATTTCCACCAGTTGCGTATCATCCGGCAGTGCGGTTGGCATGGCAGGAACGACCAGTTTTAAATGAGGCCCCAACTCCATCTCGGCCACCAATGTCAACGCCCGACGGGCTTTTTCGGTTTGTATTTCAGCCTGTCTTACCGCAATATCGGCGCGATTTGCATCCAGGGCGGCCATCGTTACGTCAAATCCGGCTGCTTGTCCCATCCGAAACCGCTCCTTAAGTGCATCATGGAGTTGCTTGGCCTCGGCTGCCTTTATCCGAAGTAAGATTTGTTTCTCTTGTGCAAATGCGGCCTGCAAATAACTCCTTCGGACTTCCGCATACTGTTTTTGTATGATTCCCTGCGCCACTTGTTGGGCCATTGCCACTTTTGCTTCACCAATCGTCCTTCGTGAAGTCACCTGATTCCGTAATTCAAGGGTATGCATCCCACCAATGGTCAAGGAATACAGCCGACCACCCATCACCCGCATCATCGAGGCATCCATTTCCGGTAAATTCGGAAACCGTACCGATAGCCCCGTTTTTTCGGCCTCGGCACCAGAAACCTCAGCCCTTGCGGCTTTTATGATCGGGTGACTCCGTCTAACATAGGCCCAAACACTGTCTAAAGGAAGTGAAGTTGGTTGCGCATGAAGAATGGGCGGGAGGAAGAGGAAAAAGAAAGCAGGGAAAAAGCGTAAACGCTGCATGGCCAGTTAAGGTTTAGTCCTGCCGCAAAGTTACTTCTCAACTATATGCGCTTTAATTACAAAAAAATGAGAATGGAACACCATAAAAAAAGCCCCAAAAGGGGCTTTCTGCAATCTACTATGTAAAATAGTCTCCTTAGGGCTTAATCGGGCGAAGAACCACAATCCCAACTTGCGCTTTAATGCCCATGCTATACTCCTGTAAATCGGGTGAAATCTTGACTTTCCCACTTCCAGAAGATGCGTGCATAAAGCCTTTGGAGCCATCCGGGTTCGCAACCACAAAGCCGGTATGTGTTACATCTAAACCGTTAAGGTTGGTAGCGGTTGCCAGAATATCGCCTGCTTGGAGTTTGCTGTAAATCTTGCGTAGGTTGGTTTTTGGAACATAGAACAACTGAACGCCTTTAAGCCGTTGCTCCATTTGCACAATTTCTTGATACAAGGCATCGTTCCCAATTAATTGCGGGTAGCTGCCTCGGTGCGTGCTCATAAAGTTTAACGTTTGTTTAGACTGCACAAGGCCCGCTCCTTGCCCCACTTCTTTGGTCACATCTTTAATGCGGTTGTGCGCACTATTTTCTAAAATCCAATCGGTGAAATAATGTAGGCGCGTACCATATCCTTGTTTACCATCTTTATACCGAATAGCACGAAGGGTAGCCTCAAAGTTTTGGTAATTGGTATCGTTTCGGGCAATTTGTGTAGAGAGGGCGGTCACGGTTTCCACCAGCAACAAACAGTCGAAGGCAGAAAAATTTACCACCAGCGGTTCTTTGGAGGTATCTTTATCCAGTAAACCACCTACATAGGGTTGGCCGATGAATTTCTTGCCGACCTCCACCAAGATTTCGTTGAAGGGTCTTGCGCCGAGTTGTTGCGTAGCAGCCCAAGCCATCAATGCGTTAAAGGCGGCTTCTTGGGCATTATTTGTGGAGGCAGTAGGGGAGTCTGGAATCATTTCTGTTCCGTTCAACTTGTTTTCTAGGGCAGTAGTTACCGCTTTTGCGTTCCGATTGGCTTCTTCAATTTTGGCCATTTGCCCGCGTGTGGGGTCTTGACAGGCCATGAAATGAATCATGAGCAAAATAATCCACAGTGGAGACAAGGTGGGGAATAGACCAGAGAAAGAGGCCAAGGTAGCGGTTTTCATGTCGGTTTGTAGCAGGTGATTGGATATATGTCTTCGTACATCATACACGGCATACGGTTCCGGTTTTTTTGATTTTTTTAAAGGGTGCTTCATCGGTGGTCCCTGTGGTCAATAGAAACGCGGGTTGCAGAATTTTGCAAGTTTTATTATCCGTTTGTGATCTGTTCGATCCGTTTTTATCCGTAGTCCTTCCCTTGTTTCCAAAGATGAAATACACAAAATAAAAAAATCGTGGCCATTGGTCATCTTTTGATCAGGCCGTGTAAACTCATCGGAACGCTGATAGACAGAGGAAAGGCTGTACAGGGAATGATCCTTTGTATGGCCTTTTCTCGTTCTAAGCATTAGAATCGTTTTGCACAACCGCTAAACCAACACAAAGCCATGAAAACTTCCCGTTTGGTTGTGACCGCCGAGTTATTTGCGTTAGCGCTGATGCTTTGGGCTTATCTGGTCATGCAACTCTAACTTCGCGAGGGCATGGATGTCCTTGTCCTGAGCAATTAAAAAGGTACCGCTTTAGATCGTTCATCCCCTTTGGATGGGTTGAAGACAGGTATTTTAATGCTGTAGGCTTCTGTTTTTATCGGTGACAGAGCCTTCTTTTGTTGGGAATTGGGTTGGCTGAAGAAATCCATGAAAGTATCTTTGCCATAAATTCCGATGAAGGGTGGATCATTTGCTTTTCTACTTCGTATTAAATTGATACTTTATTCACCACCCCTGACTCTTCTAAATTAAAATAATGATGAAAAGCAACATTCAATTTGCGATTAACGATCAAATACAAGCCGAGTTTGAATCTGCCTATCTCTATCTGGCAATGGCTGGTTATATGGAATCCCTAAACCTAAGTGGTTTTGGGCATTGGCTCCGTTTGCAGTGGCAAGAAGAAACCTTGCATGCCACAAAACTCTTTGACTTTCTGCTCAAACGGGGTGGAAAAGTGGAACTTAAAGCGATTGCTGCCCCACCTGCGTCTTTTGGTACACCACTTCAGGTTTTCGAGGCAGTATTGCAGCACGAACAACACATTACCCAGCGCATTCATAAATTGTATAGCTTAGCGGTTTCTGAAAAAGATTTTGCCTTGCAAACACTGATGCATTGGTACATAGATGAGCAGGTGGAAGAAGAAGATAATGCATCGCAAATTATTGAAAAACTTAAACTTATTGGTGGATCTGGACCGAGTTTATACCTTTTGGATGTAGAATTGAAAAACCGCCAACCAGAGGCTGAAGCCGCAAAATAAAGGTTAGCTCATCAAGCAATAAAGACTGTTCCGTTTGGGCAGTCTTTTTTTGTTCCCTTTTTCTACTCATGGCTTTAATGTTTGTGTGGAAGCGCTACTGAAAGCGGTTTTATGTAAACATTTTAAAATTATACACTTAAAAAACGTTTTTATGCTAAAGCAAGACATCTTTTTGCCAGCTAAATCGTTAAACCACATGCATAGCGAATAGGTATTCCCAAATGGGTAACCATGTCGCACTTTGTTTCACAAAACCATATGGTATGAACGCATTTATCCCATATTCCCTGTGTCGGTATGATCAATTTTTTGAATCTCCCAAAAAGCCAGCGAAAAAGCGTGCAGACAAACGCCTGTCCTTTAAAGCGCCTTCGCCCTTAAATCCATTAAATAGGCGGTTTAAAAAATGGATTAGTAAACAGATCCCTTGGCCTTTGGTTGTGCGCCCAAGTATGTAATACTTTTTTGGGTAATTAGTTGGGAAGTCCGGAGGGGTGTAGTACCTTTCCGGACAAACCTTATGCGCATGGCAGTACGATCTCGTTTTAAGATGTTCTCCGATCCAGTACATGGCTTTATTTCGGTACCCAAAGGGCTAATTCTTGATTTGGTGGAAACACCGGAAGTGCAACGATTGCGTCGAATACGGCAATTGGGGCTTGGACATATGGTTTTTCCGAATGCAGAACACAACCGTTTTGGTCATGCCTTGGGCGCAATGGCCTTGATTTCGGATGCCCTGCAACATCTTTCTGAAAAAGGAACGCTGGTTTCCAAAAAAGAAGCTGAAGCGGCTATGGTTACCGCACTGCTACATGACGTGGGGCATGGGCCGTTTTCGCATACCTTGGAGCATGTTTTTTTTGAAGACTTCCACCACGAACAGATGAGCCGAGCGCTGATGGCCGATCTAAATGACCGTTTCGGTGGTAGATTACAACGCGCATTGGATATTTTTGATGATTGCTACGAACGGCCTTTTTTTCACCAACTTATTGCCAGCCAATTGGATATGGATCGGTTGGATTATCTCCGTCGCGATTCCTTTTTTACGGGTGTGGCCGAAGGCGTTGTGGGTGTGGAGCGCATCATTAAAACCATGCGGGTACATCCTTTGGAAGGCGGCCCAGATGCCCGATTGATGGTGGAACGGAAAGGTCAATATGCCGTGGAAAACTACCTGATTGCACGGCGGCTAATGTATTGGCAGGTTTATTTACATAAAACCGTTATTGCTGCTGATATTGCATTGAAATCGGTTATCGAATATGCTCGTAGGTTGGCGTTAAAACCTGCTTCTCCGGCGTTTGCCTTTTTCCTCGGTCAGCGGCTGAACGAGAAAGACGTTGAAGACCCGAATGTGCGGAGGCA
This window contains:
- a CDS encoding TolC family protein, with the translated sequence MQRLRFFPAFFFLFLPPILHAQPTSLPLDSVWAYVRRSHPIIKAARAEVSGAEAEKTGLSVRFPNLPEMDASMMRVMGGRLYSLTIGGMHTLELRNQVTSRRTIGEAKVAMAQQVAQGIIQKQYAEVRRSYLQAAFAQEKQILLRIKAAEAKQLHDALKERFRMGQAAGFDVTMAALDANRADIAVRQAEIQTEKARRALTLVAEMELGPHLKLVVPAMPTALPDDTQLVEIAWQTRAELKQLTKERDLTTGLRLLSYQNKTPNLQIGAFFALDNTYLDRFTPVVGLRAAMPLPIRNAGWYNNGTAEINRLDHELERINFLYEAQKEKIRNEVLTASTQYRLLVETLQLAQVVEASLAESMAQTEAMYREKRIDVIQYLAQRTRQHLVKIEHMELMQQAILAYAEAELATGLLPMP
- a CDS encoding ferritin, which translates into the protein MMKSNIQFAINDQIQAEFESAYLYLAMAGYMESLNLSGFGHWLRLQWQEETLHATKLFDFLLKRGGKVELKAIAAPPASFGTPLQVFEAVLQHEQHITQRIHKLYSLAVSEKDFALQTLMHWYIDEQVEEEDNASQIIEKLKLIGGSGPSLYLLDVELKNRQPEAEAAK
- a CDS encoding efflux RND transporter periplasmic adaptor subunit translates to MKRFFLLLYFTLGMFGTGCQSADSTASTPPPKAAASSPNELVLTPEQVSQLGIQSIRVVKNGLGIPISVQGKAIPNHHGTGVVSAPISGRIIRLYAHQGQMVRKGQVVAELESLEFATLAAEYLQAESDLHYRKLEWERLQALYEKNLVPQSEVQRAEAEKMRATTQIRVTETKLTATGIGRSYLQQWASRKIQQPTLPVYALVSGMVNTQDVQIGQSVVAYAQMMTLIPTTEVMVEAFVSPEQAPRIQVNDEATVRLQGQTEVIRMTVVGVQATMDEARHAVRVLLESQTLNGFPKPGQLVQVEFSTLVDDFATQIPLSAIEYEGDDAHVFVQKAENRYERRPVKVLRLLGDAALISEGLQGDETIAITQVFTLKSLSRLAEFAE
- a CDS encoding HD domain-containing protein; the protein is MAVRSRFKMFSDPVHGFISVPKGLILDLVETPEVQRLRRIRQLGLGHMVFPNAEHNRFGHALGAMALISDALQHLSEKGTLVSKKEAEAAMVTALLHDVGHGPFSHTLEHVFFEDFHHEQMSRALMADLNDRFGGRLQRALDIFDDCYERPFFHQLIASQLDMDRLDYLRRDSFFTGVAEGVVGVERIIKTMRVHPLEGGPDARLMVERKGQYAVENYLIARRLMYWQVYLHKTVIAADIALKSVIEYARRLALKPASPAFAFFLGQRLNEKDVEDPNVRRQFCALDDTDVEFSIKVWTQAHDPVLSDLADRFVNRRLLRVQFGEQPPSETVLQKIRSRVIDWLTKTKHLSGTKAENVLPFYFEHKLVRVKGYGKITDTIQVVDRYDRVMELSAVADNAIIRALAEPQEKWYIAFPKEVEVEDVWMN
- a CDS encoding DUF1460 domain-containing protein → MKTATLASFSGLFPTLSPLWIILLMIHFMACQDPTRGQMAKIEEANRNAKAVTTALENKLNGTEMIPDSPTASTNNAQEAAFNALMAWAATQQLGARPFNEILVEVGKKFIGQPYVGGLLDKDTSKEPLVVNFSAFDCLLLVETVTALSTQIARNDTNYQNFEATLRAIRYKDGKQGYGTRLHYFTDWILENSAHNRIKDVTKEVGQGAGLVQSKQTLNFMSTHRGSYPQLIGNDALYQEIVQMEQRLKGVQLFYVPKTNLRKIYSKLQAGDILATATNLNGLDVTHTGFVVANPDGSKGFMHASSGSGKVKISPDLQEYSMGIKAQVGIVVLRPIKP
- a CDS encoding efflux RND transporter permease subunit — encoded protein: MLNKLIDFSLRQKYIALALVALAAFGGVMSLLKLPINSLPDVTPVQVLVITPAGRYAPYDVEQLVSFPIETQMNGLPKVKEVRSISQFGLSAVTVEFEEDTDIYFARQMVSQQLQNVAGNLPQGVSQPRLGPISTALGEIYQYVIRSKNPCPADIKEPRTDCHSLTELRTIQDWMIAPQLKTVSGVTEINAFGGYVKQYAVTVNPEQIRAYQLTLEDISMAIEANNQVSGGNYLEHNQEQYIIRGFGQIRTIGDLENIIIKDAGTPIFLRDLATVTLGTQLRQGAVTQDGHGEVVTGIVMMLRGGNGMDVIQKIEEKITVIQKGLPEGVQIEKFYDQSDLIQRTTWTLEKNLLEGGFLVIVVLLLLLGEVRGAIIVASVIPLSMLFAFIGMYEFGLAANLMSLGAIDFGMVVDGSVVMIEHMVHKVQHIEEGRSVFSTLREAAHEVSRPIFFGVLIIIMVYVPIATFSGTEGILFRPMAITVATAVFGSLLLALVFVPAIATIVFRKGVRIQQNRVMDWLQPRYVQILEKALRNRKTTLGVAFTVFILALIWMPFLGTEFLPELDEGSILVEQVRLPSITLDESVKRANDFAAKAKQSIPEIQTIVPKTGRSDLANDWMGVHQTDVWVVLKPMDEWRKGVSKTDIQDQMRPLLDREAGLAYNFTQPIAMRVDELTSGVKSDLAVKIQGENLTELNKAGTQIARILPQIAGTDNFFLERTVGQPYLNIQIDREAIAAYGLNVADVQTVIEAGIGGKSVSEVFEGQRRFEISLRFPETARKHFADILQAPVPLPNGGSIPLSQVAHIAPQEGAREIARENGWRRVILGINLRNTDIGTYVAKLEDAIAREVKMPPGVFLQYAGSFEDQQRATQHLMIVVPLALLIIFGLLYIMFGQARYAWLIFLNLPLAFSGGIFLLGIRGLYLSVSASIGFVALFGVAVLNGIVLISHLNHLRQKGMDVQFAIRQGASDRLRPVLMTALVAGLGFIPMAFNAGPGSEVQRPLATVVIGGLITATMLTLFVLPTLYGWVEKDTEIPILDQEPE